In Episyrphus balteatus chromosome 4, idEpiBalt1.1, whole genome shotgun sequence, the sequence TTAGGCAGTTCCAATCGCTAATCTTGTAATGATATTTGTATAGCTAAAAAATGAGTCAAGAAAAAGACCTAAGACCATTTAAAAGCTAAGTGCCCTGAACTAGTGTAATAACTTTCACTTTAAAAAGattaattaagttaaaaaaaaaaaccatcgacTTTCTTCTATGAGCGCTATattcaaactttaaaattaaaactataaaCAAAGCTTCGAATAAGGAAAAGTAAATCCTAGCTTGCAAATATAAAAAGACAACTGTCATATCAAATGATACGATGATAACTTAATATTTTAACTTTAgtttattgatttaatatagctttttacGGCCTTTAgtctatacaaaatatttgGCATTTCatcccggtggagctcacttgaactcatcagttgacttatcgtgagacacatTGTCACtcatttcttcaaaaagttcaTTAAAAACTATTCTCCAAGGAACAATTAGGAACTTCTGGTgacaaaatattaaaaccaaaaaaagctACAGTTAagcccaaaacaaaaaatattcaaaatttaactcaaaaagcatttaaaaagtagaaaataatatttatataactCACCATCGATCCTTTTGCTTCACAGTTCCTTCATTTAAAAGGaaattgaaagtgaaaaaagaagtatAACAATCATTAAAATCCGTTatgcgtttttgttttttccttcTATTACATAAAtccattttatgtatttttaaattgatatttcgCCACTCAGCAGCACCctgtatacaaaatttgttttttttttttatatttttcttttctttttttgattttgttttgaatcaactacaacttaaaaacgaaaatgcACTTATTTTTTATCTCTCTCTATCTCTCTATCATAACTTAACACACCCGTCTCAAAACCTTTTTAGCCGCTTTAATATTTGGCACCAAAGCCCTCGACTCACAACAATCATCTAAAAATGGATGACTCAATAACTCATCAGCTGTCGCTCTCTTATCAACTTCCACCTGCAAACATCGATCAAGGAAATCTTGCAAATTCGGTGTCAATTTATCCCAACTCTTAACATCTGGCCGACCATTGGCAGCAATCAAATATAAAGCTCGCAGAGGTGTCTCATACAAATATGGTGGCTGACCTTCAATCATCTCGATGGCCATTATGCCAATCGACCAAATGTCAACCTTCTTTCCATACTTTTTGCGTGTCACCACCTCCGGAGCCATCCAATAGGGTGTCCCAACCATAGTCTGCCTTTTCTCATCACCCTCGATATTAGCACAGAAACCAAAATCAGTCACTTTGACTGCTCCATCCATTCCCAAGAGCACGTTGTCTGACTTAATATCCCGATGAATGATTCCTTTGGAATGAAGGAAACTAATGGCATGTAAGACCTCCCGACAAACACACGCAATCTGTCGCTCCTTCATCACAGTCTCAGTGACAACATCAGTCAATGGTCCACCATCCATATACTCCATTATCACCCACAACTGGTCTTCTGGCTCAAGCAGGTAGGCATCTAAAAAGTTAACTAAATTCCGATGATTAAAGTCTTTCAAGACACGAATTTCTGTAAGAATCAATTCCTTCGAGGACTGATTCTTCATGTCGATTGTCTTCACAGCCACTTGTTGGTCAGACATATTATCGGCAGCAATAAAAACCACCCCGGAAGCACCCTTGCCCACTTCCAAGGTCGTCTTGTATCGATCCCGTGGATTGTTTAAATTACAAATCAATCTAAGTTCAGCGTAGATCTCAGCGTCATTCTTCTGTTCGCGTTTTTCTTTTGATCGACGTAAAATACTCTCATCTACAGGCGCATCATCCAAATTGGCATTGGCTTCGGCAGCCTTGATAATAATCGTATCAGTGTTAATATGTGAATTGGCCAATCCGGATGAGATCATTCGCAAATCTTCAACTCctttttggagttttttattGCTATGTGTGATTCTGGGCTTTGGCTTTATCTCTGGCTTCAGCGAAGGCAAAGTCATGCTCTTTTTAGCTGGCAACGGAGGTGGAGAGGACGGCGGAGATATTGGCAAACATTTGACTGGCGATTTGACGGGTGACCTCGTCTTAAGCTGTTCATTGAGCATTGAAGCATTGCTGCTTGTATTGCTACTGCCACTTTCTTCACTGCTCGTTTCAAAGGATTCTAGCGAATCACCTAAACTATCTTGTGATTTGTgggcatttttaaaattgacataATTCTCGATTTCTTTAGATTCTTCGTGAATAGCTTGTTCGGTTATGAAAGGCTTAAAAACATCGggttgttcttttttctttatcGAGTAATTGTAGAATTTGACAGCTTGATAGGCAGCTTCAGGATCTTTCTTTTGTTCGTCCTGTGTGATTTGGTCGTTCATTAAGCGAAGCCATGGCGTTGGTAAGCCTTCCAAATCGCCGGTAAGTTTGTTAAGCGACACATGAACGTGACGTTGGAAATCAGTTGGAGCTCCAATTTGTGATATTTGCTCTTTGTTGGGTTTGAGCCAACGTTTAATGGAATGCATTTTGTTTAGTAGTTTGTGTGTGGACAGACGGAAAAAGTGCGCGAGTCACtttaaaggaattttttgttgttattttgagagaagaataaattttaattaaacgaGTGAATCATcgcaaaaattgtattttctctCTTTCAACTTTGTGCGTTTGTGTGTTCGTTTGTGTGttcgtttgagaaatgtcaaaattttaatgtaTGTGTTGTGATCTCTTTTGCTCTTGTTTGGGGGAGGATCTTTTTTTACCGTCACTCGTGATTTATTtcatgggaaattttttttggaaatttcttgttttttttgaaatttttttgtaaattaaataaaatttatttttttttttcttaaaatcgaaaatttccACTTTCACTTTTTACTTTGACACATAAACtgggttttttgtattttttttttttgcaaaatttatatCACAAAGATAAAGAACGGAGAAGAAAAATACACAAGGAGACAGAGAAAAATTTcgcttgttgttttttttttactttttttttattttataggagTGGCACTTGatgttttttgttatcaaaagaattttatgttttttcgttttatttgaaataattgattgattttcaaaatgaaaatgcaATAATTATGAGGAAAAATTGTTATgcaaattataaataataatttacattAATACGACAcggatggaaaacaaaaaaaatgtaataaatgcGCGACGAGACAACGTCTACGGATAACTTACTCAAGGCGATtaatggaaatttaattttttcagaaatttatTTGACGACGATATGAGATGGAGTGAATGGGTCAGCAGTATATTGTGAATTATATAGTTGGCCTTTGTTTGCTTGAAGAGTTTCgttaaattttttgacaaagGAAATTAAAAATGGCTGCTGGaaatttttgttgagtttttttttgctggtaAGGTAGTGGGGGAGAGCGTTCGGGAATGTAATatattttgtgaagaaattgtTTTGGGTTTTCCATTGGGATTTGGGGCATTCCATGCAAAATGGTAACTTTTTATAATTAGGAAAAAGAGTAATAGATGGGatttattgcaatgaaaaacTTCTTTAGAGGCAGAAAACTCTTTACCAAGAGTTAACAAGTGTTTGCGAACTTAAATCCTAAATCGATATTCACCCAGCCAAACTTGTCATCAagttttaagcctggtacgctgctcgcgctaaattttagcttccatacaaattatcgaaaatttttagccgagataaaatggatcccatacaagttatcgataacttgtatgggaattttatctcagctaaaatttagcgcgagcagcgtaccaggctttaagttaaaataaacgctTAAACGTGGTTGACTTAATGTCGCATACGTTACGCAACGTATGTATCTAATTTCTGGTAACTATATTTGAGGCGATGAGAAACAAAACTCGCTatatccatttttttcaaaaatgagatTTTGATGCACATTCATAGAGTAcctataggggtattcacgatccgatgcaactggtcttgtatcattgcaaaagtgcaaaagtgtaaaattttacaacactacaacaacaaaaaattcggattaaaattttacaacagtcttgcacttttgctataccctagacctattgcaaaataaaaatacaatagagtaaaattattttttacagatggcagctcaccgtcgcgtcgcccatgataaacagtttgtcttttttattctgtttatgatggttgtcggcttgtcggtactcatgtcccgtaatttagtttcttttgatgtaaaataatttgtgaaaattaattaacaaagaattaaattataaaaaatggaaaaaaaagaagaagcaaccgtggaggaacaaccctgttaaaaaaaaaacatcatggatttcattcatgcttcaatatttactatagataagaaaaggggcgttcacgatctattgtaaaaaaataaaattttacatttttactaggcctgttgcaccagatcgtgaataccccttatgTATCATTGAAAAGTTTTGCAAActagttttgtagaaaaattattcaaatccctttcaaaattcaagttaaatATCGGGCTTTACTACTAGCCCCATATAAAACtagaaatgttttttcggtttttctcaaaattaatgattatGGATATAGCGAGTTTTGTTTCTCATCGCCTCATTTGTTAAACTGCGACTTGTGGACGCTTCATTACATAGAAGGGATAATCTTAATCGATCTAAAAACTGTTACGGCACTTAACATCTATTTCAAACAccaaaaaacatgcaaaaatgtACGTTACAATGGAAAGCTCCATttgaggattaaaaaaaaaaattttcgttcctaatggttttaaaatgttttttattcgTGGATGTATTGCAGGGATGAGAATGCTAAGCCCGAAAAGTTGAGCATATTGCCCCAAAAAAAACGAAGTAAAATTAAACAATGTGtaccatattattttttaatttgggcTTTTATGATCTGTGAATTTTAAAAGCAATGAAAAGACTAATGgtgacttttcacgagtcgattttagccgcacgatatgtcgcaAGGCTTAAGTGGACAcgatttttctatggggattgtcactttagccacttgcggcttacgttcacacgagtcgaaaagcttctgaaaaaaacaaaataaaagttaaaacaaaaaaattgtaattgtaTTTAAGGTCTAGTAAAATTAAAACCCCTGAAGATGTTGGCAAAAATCAAACTTAACGTCGGGAAAATTAATGGATTAAGGTatataaaaagtcaaaaagtgaaaattttcaaacccaTTTTGAGACAGATTTTCcgaacacaaaattaaaaataatgatgcaaaaagcttattttttggtttaaaaaacattttttgttgttttttccaaGACCAattagcgctagaaagaaataaaaaaattacttttgtaaatttcccacttttttactttttaggtcattgtagtttaAAAACTCACAGATCataaataatccagtcaaataagggtttaacctcggaatgaatgttagtagaaattttttttgctcaatatcttccttttgccattctataacatatctcaaaagtctagaaaaatctcatgtccgcttgtcgcgatttcaaggtcaaatcgcgaaatggagattttcaaaattagcaaaaataggctatggtattatatacacatatgatacatgatttcaaggtattttttaatgcttattccaaatttagcatgaagattttagaatccatcattattaaaaatcaaaacaatccattacaaaaattatatatacctacgaaataatggtattttttgatggagcggcaaattttaggatatgcactagagaagattcttgttcatcttaggaaaaagtgctaataggctaattttttcattttaatctttgtttggatattctttaactaccctcaaaaatctaaacaaatctcatgaccgcaagtcctaattttcttggtttgaaaataaggtgcagattttaaaaaattaataagaaaagtttaaatttttatatgtataacaacataagcgacatgatttaaaggtattttttaacacttattccaataaaactcacaaacaagtcaacctgaccatccctgaaaagtaatgcaccttattcatgttgatctgacacaaatatctgaagtgtagtttttcaattttttaaaatctgcaccttatcttcaaaccaagaaaattaggacttgcggacatgagatttttttagatttttgagggtagttaaagaatatccaaacaaagattaaagtgaaaaaattagcctattagcacttattccttagatgaacaagaatcttctttagtgcatatcctaaattttgcccctccatcaaaaaataccattatttcgtaggtatatatatttttcgtaatggattgttttgatttttaataatgatggattctaaaatcttcatgcaaaatttggttcatctaccataacttttaagggtttttcggcagtaagtttgcaactgttataataatatgagttgacagatgaaaaacaggtataacttttttcagagatgttagattgtctttattttagattttttggaatcagcattaaaaaatgccttgaaatcatgtatcatatgtgtatataataccatagcctatttttgctaattttgaaaatctccatttcgcgatttgaccttgaaatcgcgacaagtggacatgagatttttctagacttttgagatatgttatagaatggcaaaaggaagatattgagcaaaaaaaatttctactaacattcattccgagatttaccccttttttctccttattacTGTATTAAAAAGCCCAAATTAAAAATACTCAATATTTATAGTTATTCTAACTTAATTAATAGgtgtgtttcttttttatctatatagattttgcacaaaaaaaacgacatcgggatttttgaaatccatgcaaacatttggacCCACTGTACATACaatttggcagctgtctgtaaaaaatgttgtttttttgaagtgaaaacttctttagtatcgtagtgatttgaaacaagataaaacgaaaacgcgacacgacttcaacttgttataacttttttgttttaatagatagatgaatgaaatttgtactgtagataggtaa encodes:
- the LOC129918425 gene encoding serine/threonine-protein kinase PAK 2 — encoded protein: MHSIKRWLKPNKEQISQIGAPTDFQRHVHVSLNKLTGDLEGLPTPWLRLMNDQITQDEQKKDPEAAYQAVKFYNYSIKKKEQPDVFKPFITEQAIHEESKEIENYVNFKNAHKSQDSLGDSLESFETSSEESGSSNTSSNASMLNEQLKTRSPVKSPVKCLPISPPSSPPPLPAKKSMTLPSLKPEIKPKPRITHSNKKLQKGVEDLRMISSGLANSHINTDTIIIKAAEANANLDDAPVDESILRRSKEKREQKNDAEIYAELRLICNLNNPRDRYKTTLEVGKGASGVVFIAADNMSDQQVAVKTIDMKNQSSKELILTEIRVLKDFNHRNLVNFLDAYLLEPEDQLWVIMEYMDGGPLTDVVTETVMKERQIACVCREVLHAISFLHSKGIIHRDIKSDNVLLGMDGAVKVTDFGFCANIEGDEKRQTMVGTPYWMAPEVVTRKKYGKKVDIWSIGIMAIEMIEGQPPYLYETPLRALYLIAANGRPDVKSWDKLTPNLQDFLDRCLQVEVDKRATADELLSHPFLDDCCESRALVPNIKAAKKVLRRVC